The Thamnophis elegans isolate rThaEle1 chromosome 15, rThaEle1.pri, whole genome shotgun sequence genome includes a window with the following:
- the EIF3F gene encoding eukaryotic translation initiation factor 3 subunit F: MAAAVGAPGASPSVVIPSPPPPAASSPNTPSITAMPAMLTPPAAAAPPPPPPPPALAAPFPGGRAVRLHPVVLASIVDSFERRNEGAARVIGTLLGTVDKHSVEVTNCFSVPHNESEDEVAVDMEFAKNMYELHKKVSPSEIILGWYATGHDITEHSVLIHEYYSREAHNPIHLTVDTSLQNGRMSIKAYISTTMGVPGKTMGVMFTPLTVKYAYYETERIGVDLIMKTCFSPNRVINLSSDLQQVGAASVQIQDTLSTVLQYAEDVLSGKVAADNTVGRFLMDLVNQVPKILPEDFETMLNSNINDLLMVTYLANLTQSQIALNEKILNL, translated from the exons ATGGCGGCCGCCGTAGGGGCTCCCGGCGCCTCACCGAGCGTCGTCATCCCGTCCCCGCCGCCTCCGGCCGCTTCTTCCCCCAACACACCCTCGATAACTGCTATGCCGGCCATGCTTACTCCTCCGGCTGCCGCGGCGCcgccaccgcctcctcctcctcccgcgctGGCAGCACCTTTTCCCGGTGGTCGTGCGGTCCGGCTCCACCCGGTGGTGCTGGCCTCTATCGTGGACAGCTTTGAGAGGCGCAATGAGGGTGCCGCCCGCGTTATCGGCACGTTGCTCG GCACAGTTGACAAACATTCTGTAGAGGTCACCAACTGCTTCTCAGTACCTCATAATGAATCAGAAGATGAG GTTGCAGTGGACATGGAATTTGCTAAGAATATGTATGAATTGCACAAGAAAGTGTCTCCTAGTGAAATTATTCTGGGATG GTATGCAACTGGACATGACATCACAGAACACTCTGTTTTAATCCATGAATATTACAGTCGGGAAGCTCACAAtccaattcacttaactgtggacACCAGTTTACAAAATGGACGTATGAGCATTAAGGCATATATCAG CACTACAATGGGAGTTCCTGGTAAGACTATGGGAGTAATGTTTACTCCTCTCACTGTGAAGTATGCCTACTATGAAACAGAGCGGATAGGAG TTGATCTCATCATGAAGACTTGCTTTAGCCCAAATCGAGTGATTAATTTGTCAAGTGATCTTCAGCAAGTAGGGGCAGCTTCTGTTCAGATTCAGGATACCCTGAGCACTGTACTACAGTATGCAGAAGATGTGCTG TCTGGAAAAGTGGCTGCTGATAACACTGTTGGACGCTTCCTGATGGATCTTGTTAAccaagttccaaaaattttgccaGAGGACTTTGAGACTATGTTGAATAGCAATATCAAT gaCCTGCTGATGGTAACCTATTTGGCAAATCTCACCCAATCACAGATTGCACTCAATGAAAAAATCTTAAACCTGTAA